The Clostridium sp. AWRP genome has a window encoding:
- a CDS encoding PadR family transcriptional regulator, translated as MKFEKEVLKGYIDTMILSVLYEKDMYGYEISKRIKEKSNDEFQMKETTLYVCLKRLEKKNYIEGYWNDEKNTGGGRRRYYKILEEGKKIFKQKTKEWKALQKIMNRFVLDTDE; from the coding sequence ATGAAATTTGAAAAGGAAGTTTTAAAAGGGTATATAGACACAATGATACTGTCAGTTCTGTATGAAAAGGATATGTACGGTTATGAAATATCAAAGAGAATTAAAGAAAAGTCTAATGATGAATTTCAAATGAAAGAAACTACACTATATGTATGTTTAAAAAGATTAGAAAAGAAAAATTACATTGAAGGCTACTGGAATGATGAAAAAAATACTGGTGGGGGAAGGAGGCGTTACTATAAAATTTTAGAAGAAGGAAAAAAGATTTTTAAACAAAAGACAAAAGAATGGAAGGCATTACAAAAGATAATGAACCGTTTCGTTTTAGATACTGATGAGTAA
- a CDS encoding tetratricopeptide repeat protein, translating into MDIKSHFAEKLSKLLFVEVNEKSLEKIFKVTFSGDIYLPLNSKNIVDDVKIKNNMDRIPIGYFVEGMFYVLGADENFRFSNHYKSIIVGNNEYIRFIKGIIAKNFKNKEYEDAYILLKGLSIMEDSTEIYDKLIVMVDEIRKTNKIYKEEELEILKKAESKENYALPYLYESLIKREDGDYEKALFYINNYVGKGGKETLEITDMKEELKSIVHYDRGKELLEDNPEEALKLLIPLMDTFGDNASLYYYIAVGYRKLENYEKAIYYLNDALNIDSSIVEIVNEMGINYASIGDYEKAIAYLRKAFEATRSVEICTNLIMCYLDSGNLQDAKKHLEIAKKIDPKDEVVIEIDNFIKKIEKK; encoded by the coding sequence ATGGATATAAAATCACATTTTGCAGAAAAATTATCTAAATTATTATTTGTAGAAGTAAATGAAAAAAGTTTAGAAAAAATATTTAAAGTTACTTTTTCAGGAGATATATATTTGCCTTTAAATTCTAAAAATATAGTTGACGATGTTAAAATTAAAAACAATATGGATAGAATACCAATAGGGTATTTTGTTGAAGGTATGTTTTACGTATTAGGTGCAGATGAAAATTTTAGGTTTAGCAATCACTATAAAAGTATAATAGTTGGAAATAATGAATATATTAGATTTATAAAAGGTATAATAGCGAAGAATTTTAAAAATAAAGAATATGAAGATGCCTATATATTATTAAAAGGCTTATCTATTATGGAAGATTCTACAGAAATATATGACAAACTTATAGTCATGGTAGATGAGATTAGAAAAACCAATAAAATCTATAAGGAAGAGGAGTTGGAAATATTAAAAAAAGCCGAATCCAAAGAAAATTATGCACTGCCATATCTTTATGAATCCCTTATTAAAAGAGAAGATGGAGATTATGAAAAAGCATTGTTTTATATAAATAACTATGTAGGAAAAGGTGGAAAAGAAACCTTAGAGATAACAGACATGAAAGAGGAACTCAAATCTATTGTACACTATGACAGGGGAAAAGAGCTTTTAGAAGATAATCCTGAAGAAGCATTAAAATTGTTGATACCTCTTATGGATACTTTTGGAGATAATGCTTCTTTGTATTACTACATAGCAGTTGGATATAGAAAACTAGAAAATTATGAAAAGGCAATTTATTACTTAAATGATGCACTTAATATAGACAGCAGTATAGTAGAAATTGTAAACGAAATGGGTATAAATTATGCATCTATTGGAGACTATGAAAAGGCTATAGCTTATTTGAGAAAAGCATTTGAAGCCACCAGATCCGTAGAAATATGCACTAATCTTATAATGTGCTATTTGGACTCTGGAAATTTACAAGATGCAAAAAAACATCTGGAAATCGCAAAGAAAATAGATCCTAAAGATGAAGTAGTTATTGAAATAGATAATTTTATTAAGAAGATTGAAAAAAAGTAA
- a CDS encoding phospho-sugar mutase: MYREKYEYWLSSPYVDDDGKIELKNIEDEKEIEDRFYKDLEFGTGGLRGVIGIGSNRMNIYTVGKATEGLSKYLIKKYNTNISVCIAYDCRIMSKEFAQAAASNLCANGIEVNLFKTLHPTPMLSYAVRELKSKAGIVITASHNPKQYNGYKVYGEDGGQVTDDFANKILSCIESISDFSEIKHMDLKEAESKGILHMLGEDIDKSYIDKVKNLAIRKDLIKSHAKDLKIIYTPLHGTGNIPVRRALKELGYENVNIVKEQESPDGSFPTAEYPNPEDPRVFKLALDMAQTIKPDIIFGTDPDCDRIGIVVKNVEGQYKTLTGNQVGVLLTHYILSSLKETDKLPKNGVVVKTIVTTEMAQDIAKEYGVELVNVLTGFKYIGEKIKEFKSKGNKDYIFGFEESYGYLAGDFVRDKDAVIASTLICEMTLYYKMKGISLYEALLELYKKYGFYKEKLISVELKGREGHEKIENILQYMRHSMKRTLGDTKIVKKLDYKLSVEKDLININESKIDLPKSNVLKFIMEDKSWFVVRPSGTEPKIKIYLSIIGNSLKDAEEKMNVFEKRVMKIIDDVNC; this comes from the coding sequence ATGTATAGAGAAAAATATGAATATTGGTTGAGTTCACCTTATGTGGATGACGATGGAAAAATAGAACTAAAAAATATAGAGGATGAAAAGGAAATAGAAGATAGATTTTATAAGGATTTGGAATTTGGCACAGGAGGTCTTAGAGGCGTAATAGGTATAGGAAGTAATAGAATGAATATATATACTGTGGGAAAAGCTACAGAAGGATTATCAAAATATCTTATAAAAAAATATAATACAAATATTTCCGTATGCATAGCTTATGATTGTAGAATAATGTCCAAGGAATTTGCACAGGCTGCTGCAAGTAATTTATGTGCTAATGGTATAGAAGTAAATCTTTTTAAAACTCTTCATCCAACACCAATGCTCTCCTATGCAGTAAGAGAACTTAAAAGCAAGGCAGGTATTGTTATAACAGCATCTCATAACCCAAAGCAATATAATGGATATAAGGTATATGGGGAAGATGGTGGACAGGTAACAGATGATTTTGCAAATAAAATACTATCTTGTATAGAAAGTATCAGTGATTTTTCAGAAATAAAACATATGGATTTAAAGGAAGCTGAAAGCAAAGGTATACTTCATATGCTGGGAGAAGATATAGATAAGTCCTATATAGATAAAGTAAAGAACCTGGCTATAAGGAAAGATCTTATAAAATCACATGCAAAAGATTTAAAAATAATATATACTCCACTGCATGGAACTGGTAATATTCCAGTGAGGAGGGCGCTTAAAGAACTTGGATATGAAAATGTGAATATAGTAAAAGAACAGGAAAGTCCAGATGGAAGTTTTCCAACAGCAGAATATCCTAATCCCGAAGATCCTAGAGTTTTTAAGCTGGCTTTAGATATGGCACAGACTATAAAACCAGATATAATATTTGGAACAGATCCAGATTGTGATAGAATAGGGATAGTAGTGAAAAATGTAGAAGGCCAGTATAAAACACTTACTGGAAATCAAGTAGGTGTTCTTTTAACCCATTATATTCTTTCATCCTTAAAGGAAACTGATAAATTACCGAAAAATGGTGTTGTAGTAAAAACTATAGTGACTACGGAGATGGCTCAAGATATAGCAAAAGAATATGGAGTAGAATTAGTAAATGTGTTAACTGGGTTTAAATATATAGGAGAAAAAATAAAAGAATTTAAAAGTAAGGGAAATAAAGACTATATATTTGGATTTGAAGAAAGCTACGGCTACTTAGCAGGAGATTTTGTAAGAGACAAGGATGCTGTAATTGCCTCTACTCTTATATGTGAAATGACATTGTACTATAAAATGAAGGGCATAAGTCTTTATGAAGCTTTACTAGAACTTTACAAAAAATATGGATTTTATAAAGAAAAATTGATTTCAGTAGAACTTAAAGGAAGAGAGGGTCATGAAAAAATAGAAAATATTCTTCAGTATATGAGACATTCCATGAAAAGAACACTTGGCGATACAAAAATAGTTAAAAAACTAGACTATAAGTTAAGTGTAGAAAAAGATTTAATAAATATAAATGAAAGTAAAATAGATTTACCTAAGTCAAATGTTCTGAAATTTATTATGGAAGATAAATCCTGGTTTGTAGTTAGGCCTTCAGGAACGGAGCCTAAAATAAAAATTTATCTTTCAATAATAGGAAATAGCTTGAAAGATGCTGAAGAGAAAATGAATGTATTTGAGAAAAGAGTTATGAAAATAATAGACGATGTAAATTGCTAA
- a CDS encoding permease prefix domain 1-containing protein, translating into MDRINNYIKQIYKSFNDKDKDVKILKEEMKTHLNERTKELQNKGLNEDDSIDIAIKEFGPVKEVDGELSLIISKQKKFWKCLFLCAIIIYLIGAVLSLIYNKNSNILYKNGFGTHYYKQSSYIVAAEIKDILKNEDNFSKDTEKKITEKLDKYNSQNNNGIYYCSIWKDHKELFSYYIGNKIPMSEKNSGFEVPYIYAKDKKTLKYKVTFKYTNSQNKLDGKGMAEYDDLYYKSIWSKFRNYSYILYLASWIVFAIAFLGIIYSEKKLPIFFIVLVFLETGGLFYLLFDKQGLVEFMSRFTISAIVITGLISAILYKKINLRKVF; encoded by the coding sequence ATGGACAGAATTAATAACTACATTAAGCAAATTTATAAAAGTTTTAATGATAAAGATAAAGATGTTAAGATATTAAAAGAAGAAATGAAAACTCACTTGAATGAGAGAACAAAAGAGCTTCAGAATAAGGGATTAAATGAAGATGATAGTATTGATATTGCTATAAAAGAGTTTGGACCAGTAAAGGAAGTAGATGGTGAATTATCATTGATTATTTCAAAACAGAAAAAGTTTTGGAAGTGTTTGTTTTTATGTGCTATAATTATTTACTTAATTGGTGCTGTACTAAGTTTAATATATAATAAAAATTCGAATATCCTTTATAAAAATGGTTTCGGTACCCATTACTATAAACAGTCTTCCTACATAGTTGCGGCTGAAATAAAGGATATTTTAAAAAACGAAGATAACTTTAGTAAAGACACTGAAAAAAAAATAACTGAAAAACTTGATAAGTATAATTCTCAAAACAATAATGGCATTTATTATTGTTCTATATGGAAAGATCATAAAGAATTATTTTCATATTATATAGGAAATAAAATTCCAATGTCAGAAAAGAATTCTGGTTTTGAAGTACCTTATATTTATGCTAAGGATAAAAAAACTTTAAAATATAAGGTTACTTTCAAGTATACAAATAGTCAAAATAAGTTAGACGGTAAAGGAATGGCTGAGTATGACGATTTGTATTATAAGAGCATTTGGAGTAAATTTAGAAATTATAGCTATATCTTATACCTTGCATCATGGATAGTATTTGCTATAGCATTTTTAGGCATAATTTATTCAGAAAAGAAATTACCTATATTTTTTATAGTATTAGTTTTTCTAGAAACTGGAGGTTTATTTTATCTACTCTTTGATAAACAAGGTTTGGTTGAATTTATGTCAAGATTCACCATATCAGCAATAGTTATTACTGGATTAATATCTGCAATCTTATATAAAAAGATAAATTTAAGAAAAGTGTTTTAA
- a CDS encoding Nramp family divalent metal transporter, translating into MQSEKSSIDVSLNQSGDISIKKDINRKNVIGQGKIKELIKFLGPAFVVSVAYIDPGNFATNISGGSKFNYTLIWVILWSNIMAIFLQTMSAKLGIATGHNLPEMCAKVFPRAVNWVFWIIAELGAMATDLAEFLGGTLGLYLLFNIPMIYAGLLTGLITLIICYMEKYGQKMIEIIISTLVAVISIAYIIEIFLAKPDWTQVGIHTIIPMLPNGQAVLIAVGMLGATVMPHVIYLHSQLVQDRSIDLSDRGKLNHLRMEKIDIAIAMNIAFIVNAAMVVVSAAVFYKNGMIVNTMEQAHKSLQPLIGSLSSGAFGIALLASGLSSSAVGTLAGQTIMKGFVNLSIPINLRRLITMIPALIIISLGINPMYALVLSQVALSFILPFPIIQMLTIAKRKDLMGILVNKGSIRLLGVLIATIIIILNIVLLYLTFTGQA; encoded by the coding sequence ATGCAGAGTGAAAAAAGTTCAATTGATGTTAGTTTAAATCAATCAGGAGATATCTCTATAAAAAAAGATATAAATAGGAAAAATGTAATAGGACAAGGTAAAATAAAAGAATTAATAAAATTTTTAGGGCCTGCTTTTGTTGTAAGTGTAGCATATATTGATCCTGGTAATTTTGCAACTAATATCAGTGGAGGATCAAAATTTAACTATACCCTAATTTGGGTGATTTTATGGAGTAATATAATGGCTATATTCTTACAAACTATGTCTGCTAAATTGGGGATAGCTACAGGACATAATCTTCCTGAAATGTGTGCCAAGGTATTCCCTAGAGCTGTAAACTGGGTGTTTTGGATTATTGCTGAGTTAGGGGCTATGGCAACAGATTTAGCAGAATTTCTTGGGGGAACATTAGGGTTATACTTATTGTTTAATATACCTATGATATATGCGGGACTTCTTACAGGATTAATAACACTTATAATTTGCTATATGGAAAAGTATGGACAAAAAATGATAGAAATTATAATATCAACACTTGTTGCTGTAATCTCTATTGCATATATAATAGAGATATTTCTTGCTAAACCAGATTGGACTCAAGTAGGCATCCATACAATAATTCCTATGCTGCCTAATGGTCAAGCTGTGTTAATTGCCGTAGGTATGCTTGGTGCAACAGTTATGCCTCATGTAATATACTTACACTCGCAATTGGTTCAAGATAGAAGTATTGATTTGTCAGATAGAGGAAAATTAAATCATTTAAGAATGGAAAAAATAGATATTGCTATAGCTATGAATATAGCTTTTATTGTTAATGCTGCAATGGTTGTGGTATCTGCAGCAGTCTTTTATAAAAACGGAATGATAGTAAATACAATGGAACAGGCTCATAAATCATTACAACCTTTAATAGGTTCTTTATCAAGTGGTGCATTTGGGATAGCATTGCTTGCATCAGGATTATCATCTTCAGCTGTGGGAACTCTCGCAGGTCAAACTATAATGAAAGGCTTTGTTAATTTAAGTATACCTATAAATTTAAGAAGACTTATAACAATGATACCAGCCTTAATTATTATTTCACTTGGAATTAATCCAATGTATGCTCTTGTTTTAAGTCAGGTAGCACTTAGTTTTATTTTGCCATTTCCAATAATCCAAATGTTAACTATAGCCAAACGTAAAGATTTGATGGGAATCTTAGTTAATAAAGGTTCTATACGACTGTTAGGTGTTCTAATAGCCACAATAATAATAATACTAAATATAGTACTTTTATACTTAACGTTTACTGGGCAGGCTTAA
- a CDS encoding leucine-rich repeat domain-containing protein, with amino-acid sequence MKNKFIMVSFLCAFILFSPSVKAANFINNQTVAPSKTWTIKFTDNIGFDDVTKQGITVTDGSGDVLNVGIHLGQDGKTVIVTAPKGGYTSGESYILNIGSKVHSTKGKVLKNEYKLHFSVKNNTNNDNIVMFKDKKLEQLIRNKISKLTGDIYKSDIKKITELNIRYCGIQDISGIEKLTNLQELNLSGNDIRCIDVLKNLTNLKRLILSDNPISGTDIRSLENALPGCEIIDMVVAKKPNIYLYPEKTEELSVNVTPKGKIIKSIPKYNVGWKITVDPSGKIDNTYDFLFYEASLNYKFTLNKGWIINEGNFNEEMNNILTSIGLNSKEKVDFIEYWSKELKWKSSRYAAYYLDPKEINEAIKLNLSKKPDSILRAYFYFVPLNNNENLDIKKPKINKFKRNGFTVVEWGGICK; translated from the coding sequence TTGAAAAATAAGTTTATAATGGTGTCTTTTTTATGTGCTTTTATATTATTTTCACCTAGTGTAAAAGCAGCTAATTTTATTAATAATCAAACAGTAGCTCCAAGCAAAACTTGGACAATTAAATTTACAGATAATATTGGGTTTGATGATGTAACTAAGCAGGGTATAACTGTTACAGACGGCTCAGGTGATGTCCTAAATGTAGGTATTCATTTAGGACAGGATGGAAAAACAGTTATAGTAACAGCTCCAAAAGGTGGATATACATCAGGAGAAAGCTACATATTGAATATTGGTAGTAAAGTACACTCTACTAAAGGGAAGGTATTGAAGAATGAATACAAGCTACATTTTAGTGTTAAAAATAACACTAATAATGATAATATAGTAATGTTCAAAGATAAAAAATTGGAACAATTAATAAGAAATAAAATAAGTAAATTAACTGGAGATATTTATAAAAGTGATATTAAAAAAATAACAGAATTAAATATAAGATATTGCGGAATTCAAGATATTAGTGGAATAGAGAAACTAACTAATTTGCAAGAGCTTAATTTGAGTGGCAATGACATTCGTTGCATAGATGTATTAAAGAATTTAACTAATTTGAAACGGCTTATTTTGTCTGATAATCCAATTAGTGGTACAGATATACGATCTTTAGAAAATGCTTTACCTGGATGCGAGATTATTGATATGGTTGTAGCTAAAAAACCTAATATATATTTATATCCAGAGAAAACGGAAGAATTATCAGTAAATGTTACACCTAAAGGTAAGATAATTAAATCAATTCCGAAATATAATGTGGGATGGAAAATAACAGTTGACCCAAGTGGAAAGATTGACAATACTTATGATTTTTTGTTTTATGAAGCTTCACTTAATTATAAATTTACCTTAAATAAAGGCTGGATCATAAATGAAGGTAATTTTAATGAAGAAATGAATAACATATTGACTTCTATAGGTTTAAATTCAAAAGAAAAAGTAGATTTTATTGAATATTGGTCAAAAGAGTTGAAATGGAAAAGCAGTAGATATGCAGCATATTATCTTGATCCGAAAGAAATAAATGAAGCAATTAAACTTAATTTATCTAAGAAACCTGATTCAATTTTGAGAGCTTATTTTTATTTTGTACCCCTTAATAATAATGAAAATTTAGACATTAAGAAACCAAAAATAAATAAATTTAAGCGTAATGGATTCACGGTTGTTGAATGGGGGGGAATTTGCAAATAA
- a CDS encoding PadR family transcriptional regulator yields the protein MEFEKEVLKGYIDTMILSVLYEKDMYGYEISKRIREKSNDEFQMKETTLYVCLKRLEKKNYIEGYWNDEKNTGGGRRRYYKILEEGKEIFKQKTKEWKALQKIMNCFVLHTDE from the coding sequence ATGGAATTTGAAAAGGAAGTTTTAAAAGGATATATAGACACAATGATACTGTCAGTTCTATATGAAAAGGATATGTACGGTTATGAAATATCAAAGAGAATTAGAGAAAAGTCTAATGATGAATTTCAGATGAAAGAAACTACACTATATGTATGTTTAAAAAGATTAGAAAAGAAAAATTATATTGAAGGTTACTGGAATGATGAAAAAAATACTGGCGGGGGAAGGAGGCGTTACTATAAAATTTTGGAAGAAGGAAAAGAGATTTTTAAACAAAAGACAAAAGAATGGAAGGCATTACAAAAGATAATGAACTGTTTCGTTTTACATACTGATGAGTAG
- a CDS encoding aminotransferase class I/II-fold pyridoxal phosphate-dependent enzyme has translation MYKLDQSETPLFDALMEYVNRNTIPFHVPGHKKGNGIDEEFKNFMGENPFKIDVTVFKLVDSLHHPTGPIKRAQQLAADAYGSDAAFFSIHGTSGAIQTMIMSVVNSGDKIIIPRNVHKSVTAGIILSGAIPVYMQPELDKTIGIAHGVTSETVKDTLKQNPDAKAVLIINPTYYGVAADIKKISDIVHNYDIPLIVDEAHGPHLGFNDNLPISAMQAGADMCSQSTHKIIGAMTQCSLLHVRSERIDIHKVQQVLSLLQTTSPSYVLMASLDCARRQIALQGKELLNKAIDLSSYARYKINNIPGFYCFGEELVGNPGVVSLDPTKITITCRDLGITGYDLDMILSNKYHIQMELSDLYNILAVGSFGDTKENIDALINSLEEVSTEYYGRGNRKSDFLDIPSIPVQLKIPRDAFNSEKTSVLLKNSIGMISGEFLMAYPPGIPVLCPGEEITKDIVDYVQELKDTGLYVQGTEDPEVEYIKVVK, from the coding sequence GTGTATAAATTAGATCAAAGTGAAACTCCACTGTTTGACGCATTAATGGAATACGTAAATAGAAATACTATTCCTTTTCATGTACCAGGTCATAAAAAAGGGAACGGTATAGACGAAGAGTTTAAAAATTTTATGGGAGAAAATCCCTTTAAAATTGACGTTACCGTGTTTAAATTAGTGGATAGTCTTCACCATCCTACTGGTCCAATAAAGAGGGCACAGCAATTAGCTGCAGATGCCTATGGCTCTGATGCCGCTTTTTTTTCAATACACGGAACATCTGGTGCTATACAAACCATGATTATGTCTGTAGTGAATTCAGGAGATAAAATAATAATTCCAAGAAATGTACACAAATCGGTTACTGCTGGAATTATATTAAGTGGTGCAATACCTGTATATATGCAGCCTGAATTAGATAAAACAATAGGAATTGCCCATGGTGTTACTTCTGAAACCGTAAAGGATACTTTAAAACAAAATCCTGATGCAAAGGCTGTTTTAATTATAAATCCTACCTATTACGGAGTAGCTGCAGACATTAAAAAAATATCAGATATAGTACACAATTATGATATTCCTTTAATTGTAGATGAGGCCCATGGACCACACCTTGGTTTTAACGATAATTTACCAATATCAGCTATGCAAGCTGGTGCCGATATGTGTTCCCAAAGTACTCATAAAATAATAGGAGCCATGACTCAGTGTTCGCTGCTTCACGTTCGCTCAGAACGTATTGATATACACAAGGTTCAACAAGTTTTATCTCTACTGCAGACAACTTCACCTTCTTATGTCTTAATGGCTTCGCTGGATTGTGCCAGAAGACAAATAGCTCTCCAGGGGAAAGAACTGCTGAATAAAGCTATTGACCTGTCAAGTTATGCTAGGTATAAAATTAACAATATCCCAGGATTCTACTGTTTTGGGGAAGAACTAGTTGGCAACCCCGGCGTAGTATCCCTTGATCCTACCAAAATAACCATAACCTGTAGAGATTTGGGTATTACAGGTTATGATTTAGATATGATTTTGTCAAATAAGTATCATATACAAATGGAGCTCTCAGATTTATATAATATTTTAGCTGTTGGTTCTTTTGGAGATACTAAAGAAAATATAGATGCCCTTATAAATTCTCTAGAAGAAGTAAGCACAGAATACTACGGGAGAGGAAATAGGAAATCAGATTTTCTGGATATACCTTCTATACCAGTACAATTAAAAATTCCAAGAGATGCTTTTAATTCTGAAAAAACATCGGTGCTATTAAAAAATAGCATAGGCATGATAAGTGGAGAATTTTTAATGGCATATCCTCCTGGAATACCAGTACTTTGCCCTGGCGAAGAAATAACAAAAGATATTGTAGACTACGTACAAGAGCTAAAAGATACTGGATTATATGTTCAAGGTACAGAAGACCCTGAAGTTGAATATATCAAAGTAGTAAAGTAA
- a CDS encoding permease prefix domain 1-containing protein, whose product MDRINNYIKQIYKSFNDKDKDVKILKEEMKTHLNERTKELQNKGLNEDDSVDIAIKEFGPVKEVDAELSLIISKRKKFWKCLFLCAIVIYLIGAALGLTYNKGLYALYKNGFGTHYYKQSSYIIKFELEDILKNEDNFSKDTEKKITEKLDRYNSQNNNGIYYCSVRKDHKELFSYNKGNEIPKSEKDTGFETYYIYAKDRKTLKYSVVFEYTKSQDILDDKGMDEYGKLYNNSFWSKFEYYSYIVYFVSWIVFAIAFLGIIYSERKLPIFFIVLVFLETCGLFCILFDDNNHGWMGFMSRYTIAAILITGLIAAILYKKINSRKVF is encoded by the coding sequence ATGGACAGAATTAATAACTACATTAAGCAAATTTATAAAAGTTTTAATGATAAAGATAAAGATGTTAAGATATTAAAAGAAGAAATGAAAACTCACTTGAATGAGAGAACAAAAGAGCTTCAGAATAAGGGATTAAATGAAGATGATAGTGTTGATATTGCTATAAAAGAGTTTGGACCAGTAAAGGAAGTAGACGCTGAATTATCATTAATTATTTCAAAACGGAAAAAGTTTTGGAAGTGTTTGTTTTTATGTGCTATAGTTATTTACTTAATTGGTGCTGCATTAGGGTTAACATATAATAAAGGTTTATATGCTCTTTATAAAAACGGTTTTGGTACCCACTACTATAAACAGTCTTCCTACATAATTAAGTTTGAATTAGAGGATATTTTAAAAAACGAAGATAACTTTAGTAAAGACACTGAAAAAAAAATAACTGAAAAACTTGATAGATATAATTCTCAAAACAATAATGGTATTTATTATTGTTCTGTAAGGAAAGATCATAAAGAATTATTTTCATATAATAAGGGGAATGAAATTCCAAAATCAGAAAAGGATACTGGTTTTGAAACATACTATATTTATGCTAAGGATAGAAAAACTTTAAAATATAGTGTTGTTTTCGAGTATACAAAGAGTCAAGACATACTAGATGATAAGGGAATGGATGAGTATGGAAAGTTGTATAATAATAGCTTTTGGAGTAAATTTGAGTATTATAGCTATATAGTATACTTTGTATCATGGATAGTATTTGCTATAGCATTTTTAGGTATAATTTATTCAGAAAGAAAATTACCTATATTTTTTATAGTATTAGTTTTTCTAGAAACTTGCGGTTTATTTTGCATACTCTTTGATGATAATAACCATGGTTGGATGGGATTTATGTCAAGATACACCATAGCAGCAATACTTATTACTGGATTAATAGCTGCAATCTTATATAAAAAGATAAATTCAAGGAAAGTATTTTAA
- the mntR gene encoding transcriptional regulator MntR: protein MAKNNFYTFNEYMKKEDKHLTASMEDYLEMIYRLSLNTGFTRIHELSHALNVQPPSATKMVQKLSELQLLKYEKYGILILEKKGKALGAELLNRHNIIENFLRILDVSESNVLEETEKIEHTVSKQTTKCFQDFLEFIKDNPEVINSFKAYKNTFK, encoded by the coding sequence ATGGCTAAAAATAATTTTTACACTTTTAATGAATATATGAAAAAAGAAGATAAACATCTTACTGCTTCCATGGAAGATTATCTTGAGATGATATATAGGTTATCTTTAAATACAGGATTTACAAGAATTCATGAACTTTCACATGCACTTAATGTTCAGCCTCCTTCAGCTACAAAAATGGTACAAAAATTATCAGAATTGCAACTTTTAAAATACGAAAAGTACGGAATTTTAATACTTGAGAAGAAAGGAAAGGCTCTTGGAGCTGAATTATTAAATCGTCACAATATTATTGAAAACTTTTTAAGGATACTTGATGTTTCAGAATCTAATGTTTTGGAAGAAACTGAAAAAATTGAGCATACAGTAAGTAAGCAAACAACAAAATGTTTTCAAGATTTTTTAGAATTTATTAAAGATAACCCTGAAGTAATTAATAGTTTTAAAGCTTATAAAAATACTTTTAAATAA